The DNA window GGAGCAGCCATCGCCCATGTTGGTGTTGCCGTCGTCGCACAGCTCGCCGGGGTTGAGCTGGCCGTTGCCGCACAGCGGGGCGCAAGCCGAGGGGGCGCCGCTGCACTCATAGCCGCTCTCGATGCGGCAGGCCGCGGAGCAGCCATCGCTGCCCAGCGTGTTGCCGTCGTCGCACTGCTCACCGGCGTTGAGCTGGCCGTTGCCGCAGGTGGCGACACAGGCCTGGCCCGGGGTGGGGCACGCGTGGCCGGACTCCACGCGGCAGCTCGCGTTGCAGCCGTCGCCCGCCGTCGTGTTTCCATCGTCGCACTGCTCTCCGGCGTTGAGCTGGCCGTTGCCACACGTGCGCGCGCAGGAGCTGGGGGAACCCGCGCAGCCGTAGCCGGGCTCGATGCCGCAGCTCGCGCTGCAGCCATCGTTGTTGGCCGTGTTGCCGTCGTCGCACTCCTCGCGCGGAGACACGGCGCCGTCACCGCAGCGGTCGTCGTAGGCGTCCACGAAGATGTAGCGGAACGCGTTGGGCTCCGAGGCCCCGTTCTCGTTGCACAGCTCGATGCTGTTGAGGCCCGTGCGCCAGCCGGCCGTCGAACCGAACTCCCGGATGATGCTCTTCTGCCAGGGCATGCCACCCGGCTCGCTCACCGTGATGGGCGTGAAGTTCGCCCCGTTCACCGTCGCGTGGTCGAACTCGTTGTCATTGAACGTCGCCAGGCGCAGGCGGAACTGGGAGACCTTGGTGGTCGAGGGGATGATGAACCGCTGGTAGACACACGTCGGGGCACCCAGGGGCGCCGCCATGAAGCGCGCCGTCTGGATTTCCTGCGGCCAGTCCTGGGCCGCACGCGTGCCGGTGGCCGCACCCTGGTTGTTGCTGGTGTAGAACCAGTGCGGGTCCAGGCCGGACTCCAGCCGACGGTTGTTCTGGTCCACGCCGGTGTTGAAGACCACGACGCCCGCCCTCACGCAGCGGCTGGGCGCACCCGCGCAGGCGAAGCCGGGTTCGACTTCACACATGCGGTTGCAGCCGTCGCCCTCGGCGCGGTTGCCGTCGTCGCAAATCTCCTGGTCGAAGTTGGGCCACTCGCGGTTGTTGAACGCGCCGTTGCCGCACAGCGACAGGTCACAGGTGGCGGAGCAGCCGTTGTTGCCCGCCACCGTGTCGCCGTCGTCGCAGGCCTCGCCGGCGTTGACCACGTCGTTGCCGCACAGCGAGGAGAGGGAGCATGCCCGCCCGGGCACGTGGCACAGGTAGCCCGCCTCGATGGTGCCCGTGGCGGAGCAGCCATCGCCGCTCACCGTGTTGCCGTCGTCGCACTGCTCACCGGGCTGCAGCCGGCCGTCGCCCACGAGCGCGGAGGACTGGCTGGAGACCAGGACCTCCTCGGAGGCGGAGGACGGAGGCGTGGGCTCGCAGCCGGTGAGGGCCGCGAAGAGCGCGAGCGTGAGGGCCGCGCGGAGCCCGGCGCGCGCGGGCGACCGGGGCTCGGGACAGAAGGGTTCAGGGACTCGTGTCGTCATGGAGTGTCTGCCTCACTTCTCGAGGGTGTCGGCCCCGGGGGTTCCCTGCTTCGTCTCGACGCCCTCGGCGTCACCGACGATGCGGAACTCCACGCGGCGGTTCTTGGCGCGGCCTGGCTTGGTGGTGTTCTCGGCGATGGGCTTCTTCGGGCCGTAGCCCTGCGCGTCCAGCCGCTCGCGGCTGACCGTCTTGCCCACCAGGTACTTCACCACCGCCTCGGCGCGACGCCGGGAGAGGTCCAGGTTGTAGTCTTCCTTGCCCGTGTTGTCGGTGTGGCCCTCGACGCGCAGCTTCTCGATTTCAGGGTGCGACGCGAGGATGGCCGCCACGCTGTCGAGCAGCTTGTGGCTGCGCGCGCTGATGACGTCCTGGTTGTTCTCGAAGAAGACCGACTCGAGGATGCGAATCTGCCCCTCGCCAATCTGCGCGAGCTGCTTCTGCTTGCAGCCGTGGTTCTTCTCCGTCCCGGGCTCATCCGGGCAGTTGTCCAGCCGGTCCACGAGTCCATCGCCGTCGCGGTCCTTGTCCGGGCAGCCGCGGTTCTCCTTCGGGCCCGCCTCGTTCATGCAGGCATCGCGCGCGTCCGCCACGCCGTCCTGGTCATTGTCCGGGTCCGGGCAGCCGTTGCCGTCCTCGAAGCCGTCCACGTCCTCGGCCTTGTCCGGGCACGCGTCCTTGGAGTCCGCGAGTCCATCGCCGTCCGAGTCCGGGTCATCCGGGCAGCCGTCGGAGTCCTCGAAGCCGTTGAGGTTCTCCGCCTGGGCCGGGCAGCGGTCCGCCAGGTTGAGCAGGCCATCCTGGTCGTCATCCGTGTCCGCGCAGCCGTTGAGCTGGGCGAGGCCGGGCGACACCGGGCAGCGGTCCGCGAAGTTCTTCACGCCGTCGCCATCCGCGTCCAGGTCGGGACAGCGGGCCGCGTCGTGGGGCTGGCCCGCGACACATGAAGCGACCTTCGTGCCCTCGGGGCCGAAGTTGACGCCCGCCAGCACGCGGAACTCGGGCGTGCCGGGCGTCTGGCCGAAGCCAGGGCCGCCCATGATGTAGAACTCGGTGCCCTCGGTCCGGGCGCTGCGCAGACCCAGCAGCACCTCGAGCGACTCGGGCGCGTCCGCGAACGGCAGCGTGCCGCGCACCACCAGCTCTTCCCGCAAACCAAACAGCTCGGCGGTGACGTTGACGCCGCCGTTCATCTCCACGCCCATCTCATCGCGCAGCGGCGTCGCGCCGGGGGTGAGGGCGTACGTCTTGCTCCTCACGAGCGCGCCCACGTCCGCGCCCACGCGCCACGTGTCGGCCAGCCGCTTGCCGAGCCCCAGTCGCGGGGTGAAGACGAAGCCATCATCCTTGGTGAGCACCTCTTCGCTGCCCAGGGGCAGGGCCACACCCAGGTGCAGGCCGAGGTCGAGCGGGCCTCCGCGCGACTCGGACAGGATGCCCGCGCGCGCCTGGAGCCAGGGCGTGCCCAGCGCGCTGGTCGACGGCGTCTCGAAGCCCAGCGCCCGCGTGTTCGGGCCCCACTGCGCGACCACCGGCACCTGCGCGCCGACTTCCAACCAGTCCGTCAGGCCATAGGCGCCGCTGAAGTGCACCGTCACGCGGTCGGAGACGATGGTGCCCTGCCGCTCGTCGTTGCGCAGAAGCACCAGCGGCCTGCGCTGGTAGTGGGCCGTCATGCCCAGGCGGAAGGTGTCATCCGGCAGCAGGTCGCCCGTGGACAGCACGAGGCTGTCCTTCGCGCCGGGGTTCAACTGCAGCCGCTCCAGCTCCAGGCTGGGGATCCGCTGGGTCTGTGCCTCAGCGGAAAACGCACAGAGGACGGCCAGTCCTCCGAGCAAGGATGCGTGACTTCTCGGTTTCAAGAGTTCCTCCACGTCCACGCGGCTCCGTGAGAGCGCGCGACCTTCGACCACCCCGTTGGGTGCGCCGGCACAGTTGCACGGCGCGGGCCAGGGTGTCGTGAGGTGGACGGAGGAACCTATGCGTCAGGTTGACGTGTCAGGGCGTGTTCCGGTTCATCCAGGCACGTCGCTGACACGTCAGAACGCGGAGGGCTGGGTGGAGGATTACCCGGCCCGAATCACCTGCTTCGGTGTCGAAAGACCTTGGGAGCGCCTCAGCCCTGGGCGAGGGAGGCCGCGTCCAGGCCCGCGTCGGCCATGAGCAGGGCCAGCTCCGCCTTGAGCTTGTCCTTGGCGCGAATCTCGAGCTGACGGGCGCGCTCGCGGGAGAAGCCGAAGTGCTCACCCAGCTCGCTGAGCGTCATCTCCGAGTCGCCCATCACGCGGTTCTCGATGATGAAGCGCTCGCGCGGGTCCAGCCGGCGAAGCGCGCGCTGGACCAGGTCCTTGGCGAGCCCCGCCTGCTGGCGGTCCGCGACTTCGTCCTCGTGGGATGCGGAGGCCGACTCCACGAAGTCCAGGTGGGTGGCGTCACCGTCCTCGCCCACCGGCGCATCCAGCGACAGGTCGCGGCCGCCCATGCGCTGCTCCATCTCGCGCACTTCGGAAGCCTTCACGTTGAGCTTGCGCGCAATCTCCTCCGCGTTGACGACGCTCGCGTCACCGGCGCCCATGCGCTCCAGCTCGCGGCGCGTGCGCGCCAGGCTGAAGAAGAGCCGGCGCTGCGCCTGCGTGGTGCCCAGCTTCACCAGGCTCCAGTTGCGCAGGATGCAGTTCTGGATGTACGCGCGAATCCACCAGACCGCGTAGGAGATGAGGCGGATGCCCTTGTCCGGGTCGAACTTCTGCACCGCCTTCATCAGGCCGATGTTCGCCTCCTGGATGAGGTCGGACATCTTCAGCCCGTAGGAGCGGTACTCGTAGGCCACCTTCACCACGAAGCGCAGGTTGGCCGTCACCAACTGGTGCCCCGCCATCAGGTCACCCTTGCGGAAGCGACGTGACAGCTCCTGCTCCTGCGGCTGCGTCAACAGCGGGTATTGGTTGATCTCCGAGAGGTACGTGGAGAGGGAGTCCGGGGAGGAGAAGTGAGAAGAGTCCTGCATGGCATCTCTCGGGGAAGGGGGCCGTTGGGAGCCGCGTTGGGCGGCCTGGGGCTCCTTCGCAATGCGCATGCCATTTCCGAATCACCCCGTTTCCAAGTGAATGCGCGGGTTTGCATCACCGGAGCAGGGTGCTTAAGGGCGGCACCCTTTCGTTTTTACAGGGGTGGGAACCGAAGACTCTTCCGATTGTGCTCCGGCCAACGGGAGCGGTCCGCACGGTCCGCTCGTCCTTTCGTACAAGTCTCCTTCGAGGGTGCGGACGCGTCCTGTATCGCGCTCACGGCGTCGGAGTGTTGTCCTCGCGAAGTTGTGTGAGGGTGAACTCGAGGATGCGCCGGTGGCGTTGGCTCCGCGGGGAGTCCGGGCCCAGCTCGCGCAGGGCCTCGGTGAGCAGCTGCTCCGCCTGGGCGCGCTCTCCTCGCGCGCGCAGGACGCGGGCATGGCCCACGAGCACCTGTGTCCGCGAGGGGCCCTTCACGCGCGACAGGGCCCGCTCGCTCGCGGCGAGGGCCAGGTCCTTCTTCCCCGCCATCAGATACAGCGAGGCGAGGCGCGAAGGCGGACCGGGGTCCTCTGGAAACTCCTGCTCGCTGCGCTCCAGGGCGGGGATGGCCACTTCGGGGCGGTCCATCAACGCGGCCGCCATCTCGCGATGCGCGTCCAGCGCCGCGCGCTCCTCCGCGTCCTTCGCACGCACAGCCTCCGCCTCGAGGAAGCTCCACCACGTCTGTGCCATCTGCTTCATGCCGGGCTCATCACCCGCCACCTCGCGGACCTCGCAGACCACTTCGTACAGCGACGAGCGCTGCGGCGAGGTCAGCGTTCCTTCAGGCGTGTCGAGGGCCCGCAGGGCCTCCTGTTCGAGCGTGCCGCGCAGCGCCCGTGCTTCGTCGGTCTCGATGTCGAGCGCGCAGCCCAGGCCCACGTACAAGAGCCGCGAGCGGTCCTCCACGCGAGCCAGCGCGGGCAGCTCCTTCGCTGTCTGTCTCACGCAGTCGATGGCGCGGCCGGTGGCGGCGAGGGACTTGAGCAGGGAGACGGTGGTGCCGGCGCGGCGAGAGTCATTGCGCGGCAGCGTCTCCAGGATTTGTTGATACGTGGTGGCGGCTTCCTCGTGGTGGCCCGCGAGCGCGAGTGCATCCGCTCGCGCGAGGTCCTCGCGGCCTTGGCGGAAAGCCTGCTCGGAGTGGTTGAGGTATCCGAGCAACTGCTGCACGGACACCGCGCCCAGCGAGCGGCTCACGACTCCGCCCTGCTCTGGCTCCAGGACGAACAGGGTGGGCCACGTGTCGATGGGGTAGCGCTCGAGGAAGGCCGCGTTGGTGTCGACCTCCGTGTTGATGGCGAGCCAGATGAAACGGTCCGCATTCGGCCTCAGCTCGGGGGAGGGCAGCACCGTCGCGCGCATGGAGCGGCAGGACTGGCACCAGGGGGCCCAGACCTCCACGAAGAGGGGGAGGTGGCGCTCCCGGGCTGCCTGGAGGGCTTTTTTCCAATCATTTTCGATGAAGGAAATCCCGTTCGATGGGGTCGTGCCGCGCTGCGTCGAGGAGCCTTGGGAGGCGCAGCCGGCGAGGAGCAACAGCAGGACGCCAACAGCGGTTTTCATTGCCATGGGGGCTCCGGAAGGAGGGGGCTGTCGCGAGTCCCCAGACACCCAGGAGCCAAATGGGTTCCCGGGATGAGCCGTGTCGCGCAACTTCGTGAGACAGCGTGAGACAATGGATGGGACGCCCTATCCCCCTGGGCGGGAGCCCTCATGAGCCAGATCAACCGCAGCCGTCCTTCCTTCGCCTCGACTCCGACCTCGTCGTTGAAGAGCCCCGCCGGAGAGCAGGCGCAGGGCACCAAGAAGGCGGATGCGACGCTCCTGTCGCGGGGCAAGGATGAGTTCCAGGCGCAGGCGAAGGCCTCGCCGCTGAGCGGGCTCAAGACGATTTTCGGCGGGAACAAGGCGGAGCGGGCGAATGACGGCCTGTTCATGGGCGCCAACGGGCAGACCTTCCCGCCCGGCACGCCGCTGAAGGACATCCCCGGTGTCACGCCTCCGGGAAACGCCAACCCGTCGAAGACGATTCTCTACGTCAACGGCATCCTGACGACGGCCTCCGCGCAGATGGATGAGATGAAGGCCATCGCGCAGACGTCGGGCGCGCGCGTGGTGGGCATCCACAACTCGACGCAGGGCATCGTGTCGGACCTGGCCGAGTGCGTGGGGGACAAGCTGGACAAGGGGAAGAACCCCGCGGTGGACACGCTGGCGGACACTGTCTACACGGAGCTGAAGGCGGGCCGTGAGGTGCACCTCATGGGCTACAGCCAGGGCGGCCTCATCACCGCGCGTGCGCTGAACGACGTGCAGCGCCGGCTGCGCATCGAAGACGGGATGTCCTCCGCGCAGGTCGAGAAGCTGATGGGCAAGCTGAGCGTGGAGACCTTCGGCGCCGCGTCCACGCGCTATCCGGACGGTCCGCAGTACGTGCACTACATCAACAACCGGGATGCGGTTCCCGTGGTGGCCGGCCTGGGCGGCAGTGTCGACCCGCTGGCGTTCGCGAAGGACGCGGGCAAGGGCGCGGTGGTGCACCGCTTCTCGGAAGGGGGCCTCAACCTCCTCGACAACCACATGCTGAACATCAGCTACCTGAAGCACCGCGTGCCCTTCGAGCAGGCGCGCGCGGGCAACTTCTAGAGCGTGTCGAGAAGAGGGGCGGTGGCCAGCTCACCGCCCGAATGACGAGGGGCCTGCGTCCGGACAGTCGCAGCGGTAGGTCTTCCCGCAGTCGTCGTAGGTCTCTCCGCACGACACCGTCGCTCCTCCAAAAGTCTGGACGATTTCCCCTCCCTCCATATGGGTCTCGCAAGTGCTGAAGAGGCACTCGCGCGGCCCATTCCGCGTCTGGGTGACCACGCACTCGTCATAGGGCGATGCCGCGTCCGGGCGGGCAGCGGGTGGAGGTGTGGGGGGGGCTCACCAGGCTTGTTGCAGCCCATGCAGCACAGGCACAAACACAAGGTGAGCCAGCTCTCGCGGTGCCGCTTCATGGATGCTTTCGCAGACAGGTGGCCAGTCTAGGCGCGACCTCGGAGCTGTCTCATGAGGATGCCGTGACCCGCCCCGCCAAGGTCCTTCTGGCGACGTCTTCACCCAGGTTCAGCGTCGAGACCCGAGGCAGTCCACGACCGCCGCGGCCAGGTTCGACGCTCGGGGTTCGCCGATCCGGAACGACCAGAGGTTCGTGATGTAGCCGAAGCCAACTCCTGCATCGGGGTCGGCGAAGGCGACCGAACCGCCGGAGCCGGGATGGCCGAACGACCCGGGCCCGACGAAGGGCATCGGCGGGCAGGCTCGCCAGAATCCGAACGACATGTAGAAGGAGCGGTTGGCCGGAACGTCCAGTCCCGGCGGCAGCCCATTCATCCTCGTCTTGTCGGTCTGGACGCGGGTCATCTTCTCGACCGTGGCTGGATTGAGCAGTCGCACGCCGTCGACCTCGCTCACTGTCGCCGCGTACATCCGCGCCAGTGAGTGGGCGTCCGAGAACATGTTCCCGAAGGGGAACTCCGCGGCGCGGAAGGCACGCGTGTTCATGTACCCGCTGGTGTGGTCGAGGGCACCGCCGAGCAGGCCGGCGCGGGCCTGCACGGAGTTCGGACCCCACACGGCGTTCATCCAAGCGATGACCGTGTCCCTGTCGAGGCCGGTGGTTTCAATCATCCCGGCGGTCATCTCCTCCAACGTGAACGGAGCGGCGTACTCGATTCGCGCCACCCGTTCCTCCTGCTTCTCCGGCAGACCTATCCAGGCGCTCAGTCCGAGAGGGGCCACGACTTCGTCGGCGAAGAAGGTGCCAATCGACTTGCCCGTGATGCGCCGTACCAGCTCCCCGACCAGGAAGCCGAAAGTCATGCTGTGGTAGACGTGCTCGGTTCCCGGCTGCCACTCCGGCTTCTGTGCCTCGAGTGCCCGGATGACGGGATGCCACGCGCAGGCGTCCTCGAAGGTCAGGGGGCCGTCGACGATGGGCAGACCGGCCTGGTGTGAGAGCAGCCAGCGCACCGGGATGTGTTCCTTGCCGGCGGCGCCGAACTCAGGCCAGTACTTGACCACGGGCGCATCCAGGTCGAGCTCGCCTCGCTGTGCCAGCAGATGGGCGCAGATCGCCGTCGCGCCTTTGGTCGTGGAGGCGACCAACGCGATGGTGTCCTTGCTCCACGGGCGGTTCGCTTCGCGCTCGGCGAGACCGCCCCACAGGTCGACCACGGGGCGGCCGTCTTTGTAGACACAACACGCCGCACCCACTTCGCCGGGGGTTCCCTTGAAGTTCGCCCGGAAGACATCGGCCACTTTCCCCCAGCCGTCCTCCACGTGTCCCTGCACTGCGATTCCATGAGTCGTATCCAACATGTCGCACGTCCTTTCTGGGAAGGTCTGAAACGCATTGCAGGCGCAGCCTCACGGCGCTCGGGTGTGCGCTTCGCGGGCCGACGTCTCATGTCTGTTGTTGCTTGGTGTTTGAGGGCCTGTCGAGACGAGGGGACTCGACGGCTTCCTCGCTCGGCGCAGGTGTGCGCGCCGCGAGGAACTCGCTACGAACGACGCACGTGGAGGACGTGCGGTGTCTTCTTCAGCTTCCTTTTGCTTCTTCTGCTTCGGCGCGCGCGAGAGCGTGGGTCAGCCGTTCACGTTCCCGGATGATCCACTGTCCCTTCGGGTAGTTCCGGACGAAGGTCTCGATGAACTCCACGGGGTCTTCTCCGACAATCTGTCGAATGGGCGTCCGGTTCGCCGCGCTCTGTTCGAACAGGTCGACGAGGTCCGCGTAGATGGCGGTCCCGTCTCCTCCCATTCCGAAGTACATCAGGTACCGCTCCAGCGCTTGAATCGCCGTGCGATAGCTCGGCGGAAGTTGTTGCGCGCGCGCCTTGTATTGCCGCCATTGCCCCTTCTCGCCGATCACCTTCGCGATGAACTTTGAGATGAACATGTCACCTGCCTCCTTTTTGGAGCTGGTCGAGCCGTTCGTTGAGGAAGCGCCACGTCTGCCAGAACTCTTCGAGATAGGCCTGCCCCTGGTCGTTGAGTGAGTACACCTTGCGAGGAGGCCCCTTCTCGGACGGGACCTTCTCCACGACGACCAGGCCGCGCTGCTCGATTCTGACGAGCAGCGCATAGATGGTGCCCTCGGCGATGTCGGAGAAGCCCATCTCCCGCAACCGCGCCGTGATTTCGTAGCCGTACTCCGGCTGCACGGACAGGATCGCCAGGACGATGCCCTCCAGCGTGCCCTTGAGCATCTCCGTCATCTGCTTGCTCACGAAGCGCTCCTCGACCTACTCAGTGTCGCTGACTACCAGTACATAGTAACGCTAAATAGCTGGAGCGCAAGTCCACCTGCGATGAATGACGTGGCTCCATCGGCTCCGACTTGAGCCTCATCGGGCGAGCTTGAAGGCGACGACCGCCTTGTCATCGACGGTGCCCGACAGCGTGAGGCGCAGCTCCCATGCTCCGGGCATGAAGAGGTCCAGGTCGGAGATTTCGAAGTCACTGTCGCCACGCGCTGTGATTCGCACGGGCTCATCGAGCCCATGTCCCATGGTGGGCATCCACGGCTGAACGGCGAGGCGCAGACCTGGGACGGGCTTCCCCGTGGTGCTCTCGGTGACGCGGATGAGGAAGCTCCGAGGACCTCTCCGCAGCGGCAGCGCATCCGTCATCACATCGATGCGCAAGCGCCCCGAGGTGCTCGTCACGGTGGCCACCGGCGCGGACCGCGGAGCGCGGGCGGCAGTCCCCGTGTCCGCAGGAGCCTCGGGCTTCGCAGGAGGCGCGGCGCTCATCAGCAGGCACAGCAACAGAGTCGTCTTCATGTGTCCTCCCGTGGGGAATCCCAGGCGCGAAGCCTTGTAGCGGGACGAGACGCACAGAGACGCGCGACAAGTTGCCACAGCACATGCCCCGTCCATTTGCGCGAGGGTGGCGTTCATGGACCGCCACGCCTCACGTCGCCGCTTCGCGGGAGCCGCTCGCCTGCTCTGGTGGGGACTGGGCGCGTTGAGCCTGGCCGTGGTGTGCGCGCTGGGAGCCGCGATGGCATCCGTGGCGAGACTGGCTTTGTCTGATGTGAGCTGGTTTCCGCCGAGCACCGAGTGGGTCCAGAGTCCCTTGCCCTTTCATGGGCAGCTCCCTCGCTACGCGCTCCACGACACGGAGGGCGCCGAGGTGGGGACCCGCCGGCTTCGCGGGCACGCCTATGTCCTCCAATTCGTGGCGTCCGCACCGCCGCCGGGCCCACGTCACGCCGTGACACGGCTCACGGACGTGATGCGCCGGCTCGAGGCTCGGGGTGTCTCGCTGCGATTCATCGTGATGAATCGGCTGACGACCGGGAACGAAGTGCGCGCGCTCTCGCCCGCATGGCACGTCGTGGAGTCGGATGGCGCACTGGAGTCACAGGTGTGGCCACTGCTGCGCGAGGCCGCGCCCGCGGACGACCTGGACTCAGGTGCCACGCTGCTGGTCGACCAGGCCGGCGGCCTGCGAGGTGTCTACGCCCTGGCGACGGATGCACGTGCCATCGACGCCCTCGTGGCCGATGCGTGGCAGCTCGTGGAGGCCGGGCCTGTTCCCGCTGTCGCGGGCCTTCCGTCGAACCATCCCCACGTCACAGGCGTGGGCTGTGAGCTTGAGTCGAGGAGACATTGACGATGGAGACGACGTCCCAGGAACAATCCCCCGCTCGCGTCCGGCGCTGGAGGGCCCTGCTGCTGGTGGGCGCATTCGCGCTCGTCGCGGGGCTCGGCCTGCCGCTGTGGCGCGACAGTCAGGCTCGCATGCGTGCGGGTGGCCTCCCCACCTTCGGAAACCTCCCCGCGTTCCAACTGACGGACCAGACCGGACGCGCGTTCTCCGACGCGGACCTGCGCGGTGAAGTCGTGGTCGCGGACTTCATGTTCACCCGCTGCCCCACGGTGTGCCCGCTGCTCACCGCGAAGATGGTGCGCCTCCAGCGTGAGGCCCGCGACAGCGGCCTCTCCGTGCGCTTCGTGTCGTTCAGCGTGGACCCTCGCTACGACACGCCCGAGCGGCTCGCCGCGTACGCGAAGACGCGTCACCTCGACACCTCCAACTGGTCCTTCCTCACCGGCTCACTGGAGACGGTGGAGACCACGGTGCTGGAAGGCTTTCGCGTGATGATGGGGCGCGACGCCGACGCGGGAGACGACGACTTCCTCAGCATCTTCCACGGCGAGCACTTCGTCCTCGTGGACGCCGAAGGCCGCATCCGTGGGTACTACCGCGTGGTGGACGACTCCGGCGGCCTCGAATCACTCCAGCGAGACCTCGAAGCCCTGGTGCGGACGCGCGGCGGCTGAAGTCCACCGCGCGCCAGCGCCCGTCCGGTTACTGACGCCCGGGCGGCTTGAGGTCCGCGGGCAATCCAGGCCCCGTGGGCGGCCGCTCCAGCCGGCCAGGCTTCGTGAGGCCCTGGCCGGAAAGAGGACCCGCATCCTCCTGCGGACCCGGGCGACCCTTCGCTCCATCGTCCGAGCACGCGCCGAGAACGGCACACGCGGCGATGAGGACAATCCCTTGTCGAATCATCGTTCGCACCCCGGCCTCAGTACTTGACCCAGATTTCCGTGCCCGGATGAATCTCCGTCAGCACCTTCGTCCCGGGCTCCGTCTCGATGAGCGCCTTCGTCACCGGATTGGGGCTGTAGGCACTGTCCCCCGCCCAGACGATGAGCGCATCGCGGAACACGGCGAAGTCATGCACGTGGGCCTCCACGGTGTACTTGTTCCAGCCCGGCGTGCGAGCGGGATACACGAAGAGCTCCGGAGCGGGCTCCGGCTGCGGCGTGGAGCCCGAGTCCTCTGCTCCATGGCCGCCATGTCCGGACGTGCCCACCCACTCCACCGTCGTCTCGCGGCCCTGGGCATCGCGGCAGACCTGCGTGGTGGGGAAGTACACGGTGGTGAAGGGCGCGTCCGGCAGCCGTGCACGCAGCGAGAGCCGGTGCGCGTGTGTGTCCGCGGGCAGCACGTCCGCGGTGGTGCCTCGGGTCCAGGTGATGGAGGTCACCTGTCCATTCCCATCCTTCTCCACCGTGGCCTTGCCGAAGGTGGAGTCGAGCGGACGAACTGACGTGACGCCCTCCGGAATCCGAACCTTCACGCGATAGGTGTCCGCGCCGCTGCACCCATGGCTGATGGTGAACTGCGCATCGTACGTCGTGCCCGCGACGGCGGGCCCCGGTCCGGTGACGGAGATGTGAGCGTGTGCCGCGGTACCTGCCACCAGACTCGCGACGGCGAACAGCGTTGGAAGTGAGGACTTCAAGCGGGCCTCCCTGGAAGATGACTGCACCAGGGGCATCGGCCTAGCAGACCGCTGAACGGCCACCGCTGCGGCCTTTTGCCGCAGCACGTGGGGGCATGCCCATCACTTTCCCCCGGCAACCATCCGGAAAGCGGATGTTGGATTCACCACATCCCGTGCTCTCGCAAGAGGGCGCCCAGGGGCCGGGCTCCACTGCGATGGGCATCGAAGAGGCTCGCGGCCATCTGTCGCGAGGGATGTCTCCACCCCATGTGCTCGCGACCCTCCAGGGACACGGGGCCGCAGAAGATGAGCGAGGCGAGCAGCTCCTCCTCGGAGGTGAACACCGGATGCTCCAGCGGCAGCGGGCTCTGGCTGGCCAGGAACACCTGCCGTCCACCCAGCTCGCGCAGGCTCGCCTCCACCCAGCGCGGATGGAGCCCGTTGGCGGGCTCGTCGAGGATGGCGAAGTCCTCATTGCCGTCCAGGTAGTACAGCAACGACAGCAGGCGCTTCTGTCCGAAGCCCAGCTCCGCCTGGCTCAGCGCATGTCCGCCCCGCCGGACGAACTGGAACCCCAGCCCTCCGAAACCCACCCGCCCGCCATTCTCGAACGGGCGCTTCTCCAACACCTCCACGCGCAGCCGTCCCGACTCCAGGTCCGCCAGGCTCACGAAGCGCGCGAGAAAGCCCCGCTCCAGCGCGTCATGCCGAAGCTCCAGCGCGTCCACGTCGGGCTCCTGCTCCACGCGCTCCTTCAGCCAGCCGGGCATCCACGAGGGCAGGGCCATCAACCCCAGGGGG is part of the Myxococcus landrumus genome and encodes:
- a CDS encoding YcnI family copper-binding membrane protein gives rise to the protein MKSSLPTLFAVASLVAGTAAHAHISVTGPGPAVAGTTYDAQFTISHGCSGADTYRVKVRIPEGVTSVRPLDSTFGKATVEKDGNGQVTSITWTRGTTADVLPADTHAHRLSLRARLPDAPFTTVYFPTTQVCRDAQGRETTVEWVGTSGHGGHGAEDSGSTPQPEPAPELFVYPARTPGWNKYTVEAHVHDFAVFRDALIVWAGDSAYSPNPVTKALIETEPGTKVLTEIHPGTEIWVKY
- a CDS encoding SCO family protein, which gives rise to METTSQEQSPARVRRWRALLLVGAFALVAGLGLPLWRDSQARMRAGGLPTFGNLPAFQLTDQTGRAFSDADLRGEVVVADFMFTRCPTVCPLLTAKMVRLQREARDSGLSVRFVSFSVDPRYDTPERLAAYAKTRHLDTSNWSFLTGSLETVETTVLEGFRVMMGRDADAGDDDFLSIFHGEHFVLVDAEGRIRGYYRVVDDSGGLESLQRDLEALVRTRGG